The proteins below come from a single Candidatus Bathyarchaeota archaeon genomic window:
- a CDS encoding tRNA-dihydrouridine synthase yields MKIGDVDISGRFVLAPMAAVNCTAFRMLCKENHAALIYTQMIDTDIVKNRQKSEVKEILNIHDAERPVTVQLIGNHKESLVKSVKLVEDFADIIDLNVGCSEKEFLEKGYGAYLLSDPARLETLVRAMVDATEKPVTVKMRIGLDSQSIVAMEVAKSLENAGIAALCIHGRNAQQKLGGKVNWNIMKQIKEKLTIPMMANGDVTSYAEGVSLLERTGCDLVMVGRGARDRPWIFDATKAQLGNGGIKRQILRFIELYREFERRGSAQEVREHVFWMLKGFKTTQNTRAVMNCKTIRAVEDFVSSLE; encoded by the coding sequence ATGAAAATCGGCGACGTAGACATATCTGGGCGATTCGTTCTTGCACCTATGGCGGCGGTTAACTGCACCGCTTTTCGAATGCTCTGCAAAGAAAACCACGCTGCCCTCATCTATACACAGATGATCGACACTGACATCGTCAAAAACCGCCAAAAAAGCGAAGTTAAAGAAATCCTAAACATCCACGACGCCGAACGCCCTGTCACTGTCCAGCTAATCGGCAACCACAAGGAATCATTAGTAAAAAGCGTCAAGCTTGTAGAGGACTTCGCTGACATTATTGACCTAAATGTTGGTTGTAGCGAAAAGGAGTTTTTGGAAAAGGGCTACGGTGCCTACTTGCTCTCTGACCCCGCTCGCCTCGAAACCTTGGTCCGAGCTATGGTGGATGCCACTGAGAAGCCCGTGACGGTGAAGATGCGCATAGGATTGGATAGTCAAAGCATTGTCGCTATGGAGGTGGCTAAGAGCTTGGAAAACGCGGGGATAGCGGCGCTTTGCATTCACGGCAGGAACGCCCAGCAGAAACTTGGCGGAAAAGTAAACTGGAACATTATGAAGCAAATAAAAGAGAAACTCACCATCCCCATGATGGCTAACGGCGACGTCACCAGCTACGCCGAGGGGGTTTCGCTTTTGGAGCGGACAGGCTGCGATCTGGTGATGGTGGGCAGAGGCGCCCGGGATCGCCCATGGATTTTTGACGCCACCAAAGCCCAGCTTGGCAACGGGGGAATTAAGCGGCAGATTCTGCGGTTCATCGAACTTTACCGCGAGTTTGAGCGTCGAGGCTCGGCTCAGGAAGTGCGTGAACACGTGTTTTGGATGCTCAAGGGCTTCAAGACAACGCAGAACACACGGGCGGTTATGAACTGCAAAACCATAAGGGCCGTGGAGGATTTTGTGAGTTCGCTGGAATAA
- a CDS encoding RidA family protein encodes MSILEINHINPQSLAAPRGYSHAISVEGNYRTIYIGGQNAVNEKGNVVGENSLKEQTIKVLENIEKILMEADAKLEDIVKFNIYLVEGQKPQEGFEAFQQKWRSQKAPVITVVFVAGLGNPNWLVEIEAVAVTPTKHNAKLV; translated from the coding sequence GTGAGCATTTTGGAAATTAACCACATCAACCCACAAAGCTTAGCTGCCCCAAGAGGCTACTCACATGCCATATCCGTCGAGGGCAACTACAGAACCATCTACATCGGCGGGCAAAACGCAGTTAACGAAAAAGGAAACGTCGTCGGAGAAAACAGCCTAAAGGAGCAGACAATAAAGGTCTTAGAGAACATCGAAAAAATCCTCATGGAAGCAGACGCTAAACTCGAAGACATCGTGAAATTCAACATCTACCTTGTGGAAGGTCAAAAGCCACAGGAGGGCTTTGAGGCTTTCCAGCAGAAATGGCGCAGCCAGAAGGCTCCTGTAATTACGGTTGTGTTTGTGGCGGGTTTAGGTAATCCCAATTGGCTGGTGGAGATTGAGGCTGTAGCAGTTACACCAACAAAGCATAATGCCAAACTAGTTTAA
- a CDS encoding radical SAM protein, producing the protein MKQIAVCQEESVALSAPMLGYLESEAQKTSCARMRKEHTRIDGQVRYGFSRLNIALVSPSNVGCRYCDSNYKSEVASARKALSAIRYAAKSNPDLRTVEISGSGEALASEVTFEVLKKIQREFPYLTRCVATNGLLLPRNLAVLEDLGVGAIKVSVNAVDAKVGAKIYSFVRLNGRTVRGGEAFEVLSLNQLEGIRNAADAGMMVEVDSTYIPKVNSAHLVEVARIVRSLGAYRMNVVPLSEAEAYAGLAAPTSQELRRVCRACEDVCATEVRLYPSPFLGDA; encoded by the coding sequence ATGAAACAAATCGCAGTATGCCAAGAAGAAAGCGTAGCCCTCAGCGCCCCCATGCTGGGCTACCTAGAATCCGAAGCGCAAAAAACCAGTTGCGCCCGCATGCGTAAGGAGCATACGAGAATAGACGGCCAAGTCCGCTACGGATTTAGCAGGCTGAACATAGCTTTGGTCTCCCCAAGCAACGTCGGCTGCCGCTATTGCGATTCCAACTATAAATCTGAAGTGGCAAGCGCCAGAAAAGCCCTCTCGGCAATCAGGTATGCAGCTAAAAGCAACCCTGATTTGCGGACAGTAGAGATTTCGGGGTCAGGCGAAGCCTTAGCCAGCGAAGTCACCTTTGAGGTACTCAAGAAAATCCAGCGGGAATTCCCCTACCTGACAAGGTGCGTGGCTACAAACGGGTTGCTGCTCCCCCGAAACCTCGCGGTCCTAGAGGATTTAGGTGTAGGCGCAATCAAAGTCTCGGTAAACGCCGTTGACGCTAAGGTGGGCGCGAAGATTTACTCGTTTGTCCGCTTAAACGGCAGGACAGTGCGTGGCGGGGAAGCCTTTGAGGTGCTGAGTCTGAATCAGCTTGAGGGCATCCGCAACGCAGCCGACGCAGGCATGATGGTGGAAGTGGACAGCACCTACATCCCCAAGGTGAATTCGGCGCATCTGGTTGAGGTTGCAAGGATCGTGAGGAGCTTAGGCGCTTACAGAATGAATGTGGTACCCCTCTCTGAGGCAGAAGCATATGCGGGTTTAGCAGCGCCGACTTCGCAGGAGCTTAGGCGGGTTTGCCGTGCCTGTGAAGATGTCTGCGCAACTGAGGTTCGCCTCTACCCTTCCCCATTTTTGGGTGATGCATAG
- a CDS encoding M3 family oligoendopeptidase has protein sequence MSTQQTRWNLNELYSCITDPEIQTTITKTTAQADSFEQKYRGKIASLSAEQLLECLREVEAFNLAFSNLTLYSSLCFAADMTQPQAQSLNDKVNKLEAQISKQLAFYTLELGTLLKNSPQLIQAPQLANYRHMLERMQRRIPHQLSEVEEQLIIEKDQFGVYAWEELQSKWLNTRLFEVNVQGEKKTLNYGEANGLLPHPDRATRESANRSIYGLLGKDGEIFSAALRSICNDWVTVCKRRKYGSPMEPSLISNDTQQPIIDSLLCTVEEGASAYRRYLKLKANLMELPVLANYDLLAPLPEAKELKFSYPQAQDIIAQAYSRFDPHYASAVKEMFTKCHIDAEPRFGKRNGAFCASYASGKSAYILQSFNGTLSDVFTLAHELGHATHDWYMTRNQTFLNIHVPSIVAETASIFGELLLTDLMLENAKSDAERRTLLCLVLDEAGMTAFQVTARVWFEQALYASIENDEFLDYPTICRLWTTARNRIFGDAVTWLPEMDAEWTMKPHYYMANYRFYNYPYVYAQMFVYSLYERYLEEGKAFVPKLVELLSAGSSKSPTELGATVGLDLAKPDFWRGGLRVFERFIGDLEKTVTGQR, from the coding sequence ATGAGCACACAGCAAACCAGATGGAACCTAAATGAACTCTACAGCTGCATAACAGACCCCGAAATCCAAACAACCATAACAAAAACCACCGCCCAAGCAGACAGCTTCGAGCAGAAGTACCGCGGCAAAATCGCATCTCTCTCCGCAGAGCAGCTACTGGAGTGCCTCCGAGAAGTAGAAGCCTTCAACTTGGCCTTCAGCAACTTAACACTCTACTCAAGCCTATGCTTCGCAGCCGACATGACCCAGCCGCAGGCACAATCACTAAACGACAAAGTCAACAAGCTGGAAGCCCAAATCAGCAAACAACTCGCCTTCTACACATTGGAACTGGGCACTCTCCTCAAAAACAGCCCTCAACTTATCCAAGCACCGCAGTTGGCAAACTATAGGCATATGCTGGAGCGCATGCAACGACGCATTCCGCATCAGCTCAGCGAAGTCGAAGAGCAACTTATCATCGAAAAAGACCAGTTCGGCGTGTATGCTTGGGAGGAACTGCAGAGTAAGTGGCTGAACACGCGTCTCTTCGAAGTGAACGTGCAAGGCGAGAAAAAAACCCTCAACTATGGTGAAGCCAACGGGCTACTGCCTCATCCCGACCGCGCCACCCGCGAATCCGCCAACCGCTCCATCTATGGATTGCTGGGCAAGGACGGCGAGATATTTTCCGCGGCGCTGCGCAGTATTTGTAACGACTGGGTCACCGTATGTAAGCGTCGCAAATACGGTTCGCCCATGGAGCCCAGTCTCATCAGCAACGACACCCAACAGCCCATAATCGATAGTCTTCTATGCACCGTCGAGGAGGGAGCCTCGGCTTATAGACGCTACCTTAAACTGAAGGCGAATTTGATGGAGCTGCCGGTTCTTGCTAATTACGATTTACTTGCGCCCCTGCCGGAGGCTAAAGAACTTAAATTCAGCTACCCGCAAGCCCAAGACATCATAGCTCAAGCCTACAGCCGCTTCGACCCCCACTACGCCTCGGCGGTGAAGGAAATGTTTACCAAGTGCCACATCGATGCGGAGCCACGGTTTGGTAAACGCAACGGCGCCTTCTGCGCAAGCTACGCCAGCGGCAAATCCGCCTATATCCTGCAGAGCTTCAACGGCACCCTAAGTGACGTCTTCACGTTGGCGCATGAACTGGGACATGCCACCCACGACTGGTACATGACTCGAAACCAAACTTTCCTCAACATCCACGTGCCCTCTATCGTCGCGGAAACCGCCTCCATCTTCGGCGAACTACTACTCACCGACTTGATGCTGGAGAACGCCAAGTCCGATGCTGAACGCAGAACCCTGCTCTGTCTGGTTTTAGATGAGGCGGGGATGACGGCGTTTCAGGTTACAGCCAGGGTTTGGTTTGAGCAGGCACTCTACGCATCTATAGAAAACGATGAGTTCCTCGATTACCCAACCATCTGCCGCCTCTGGACCACGGCGCGAAACCGTATCTTCGGCGATGCGGTAACGTGGCTGCCTGAGATGGATGCGGAATGGACCATGAAACCCCACTATTACATGGCGAACTACCGCTTCTACAATTACCCCTACGTCTACGCCCAGATGTTTGTCTACAGCCTCTACGAACGTTACCTCGAGGAGGGCAAAGCGTTTGTGCCTAAACTTGTGGAGTTGCTCTCGGCAGGCAGCAGTAAATCGCCAACTGAACTGGGCGCCACCGTCGGATTAGATTTGGCGAAACCTGATTTCTGGCGTGGAGGACTCAGGGTGTTTGAGCGTTTCATCGGTGATTTGGAGAAAACGGTAACTGGGCAACGTTGA
- a CDS encoding PadR family transcriptional regulator codes for MKPKTTEDLRARTIKTYSDILILKYLNHQPQSSGYDILKHFYGAHNLVFSPGTIYHEIYKLERQKLITSDGDESGRMYSLTSDGSRALAAAVGEKKHIQELISAIFSEN; via the coding sequence ATGAAACCCAAAACCACAGAGGACCTAAGAGCAAGAACCATCAAGACCTACTCAGACATACTCATCCTAAAATACCTAAACCATCAGCCCCAAAGCAGCGGCTACGACATCCTCAAACACTTCTACGGCGCACACAACCTCGTTTTTAGCCCCGGAACCATCTACCACGAAATCTACAAGCTTGAACGACAGAAGCTAATAACAAGCGACGGAGACGAAAGCGGAAGGATGTATAGTCTAACGTCGGATGGGAGCCGAGCTCTTGCAGCAGCGGTCGGCGAAAAAAAGCATATTCAGGAATTAATCTCAGCGATTTTCTCGGAAAACTAA
- a CDS encoding 4Fe-4S dicluster domain-containing protein, with the protein MVKIHQRKFISADPEKCVGCQICEYACSMNKEKAFNPIKSRIRLVRVNQLANMAVTCRLCEDPACVAACPRDALSQAEDTGNIVLDKDKCNGCGWCIEACDYGAMMLHPETKVVYVCDLCKDKEEGPQCVKWCPEEALTVVTSDVLAQKARISAIKKLFQEKEEKQQQ; encoded by the coding sequence ATGGTTAAAATCCACCAGAGAAAATTCATTTCCGCTGACCCCGAAAAATGTGTTGGCTGCCAAATCTGCGAATACGCTTGCTCGATGAACAAGGAGAAAGCCTTCAACCCAATCAAATCACGCATCCGACTAGTCCGCGTTAACCAACTGGCTAACATGGCCGTTACCTGCAGACTCTGCGAGGACCCCGCCTGTGTTGCCGCCTGCCCACGAGATGCGCTCTCACAGGCCGAGGACACAGGCAACATCGTGCTCGACAAAGACAAATGCAACGGCTGCGGCTGGTGCATTGAAGCCTGCGACTACGGCGCCATGATGCTGCACCCCGAAACCAAGGTAGTCTATGTCTGTGACCTCTGCAAGGACAAAGAGGAAGGCCCACAGTGCGTTAAGTGGTGCCCTGAAGAAGCCTTAACCGTCGTTACAAGCGATGTCCTCGCGCAGAAGGCCCGCATCAGCGCAATCAAGAAGCTCTTCCAAGAAAAAGAAGAGAAACAGCAACAGTAA
- a CDS encoding aldehyde ferredoxin oxidoreductase family protein — MLGYAGRVLYVDLTTGKTRIEKLSEETAKKYVGGIGLGMKLYLSNSKAGVDPLSADNPLVLSVGPVSGTMFPTGGNGHAFISKSPQTGGVAEAVSHGTFGAELKRAGYDAIVLTGKAEKPSYIWIDDESIQLLDAANIWGRSPGETEDAIKDEIGDYYIRVASIGLAGEKQSKIASIINEKTRAAGRTGLGAVMGSKNLKAIAVRGTRDIAVAKPEEFMEMVKEFHERMKGPAAQKYRTLGSVENVMINNSLFCMPTNNYTNAHFDEAEKVSGEVLNERFIAKIIGCNSCAMRCEHEALIREGPYKGTVARMEYDNLWALGPNCGVDKLDAIIKAADLCNYYGLDATSTGVTISFLMDCHEKGLITHEELGGVDAHFGNAEAVITLIEKIGKREGIGEWLADGSKAAAAKIGKNAAELAQQIKGLEVTGYDLRCLKTAALAAAVSFRGADHNRSGVYALDIKGKVDRFKAEKGRGQLVKDNEDIFAVIDSLIVCKNSKGTFYKELAEMAKLYSATTGVEMTADELAMAGERVNTLAKLINLREGLSRSDDTLPWKVMNQPVPDDGPAKGSVVTQEELDLMLDDYYQARGWTVEGVPPKTKLQKLGLQEFASIVEGKEA, encoded by the coding sequence TTGCTCGGTTACGCAGGAAGAGTTCTATACGTTGATTTAACAACAGGGAAAACCCGCATTGAAAAACTAAGCGAGGAAACCGCCAAAAAATATGTCGGCGGCATCGGCTTAGGCATGAAACTCTACTTATCCAACTCAAAAGCAGGAGTTGACCCGCTAAGCGCGGACAACCCGCTCGTCCTATCCGTTGGACCCGTATCGGGAACAATGTTTCCCACCGGAGGCAACGGTCACGCCTTCATATCTAAATCTCCCCAAACAGGCGGTGTCGCCGAAGCAGTCAGCCACGGCACATTCGGCGCTGAACTCAAACGAGCAGGCTACGACGCCATCGTTTTAACCGGCAAAGCCGAGAAGCCCAGTTATATTTGGATAGATGATGAATCCATCCAACTGCTTGACGCCGCAAACATCTGGGGGAGGTCGCCCGGAGAAACCGAGGACGCAATAAAAGACGAAATCGGCGACTACTACATCCGCGTCGCATCAATCGGTTTAGCAGGAGAAAAACAATCCAAGATCGCCTCTATAATTAACGAGAAAACACGTGCGGCAGGCAGAACCGGTTTAGGCGCTGTTATGGGCAGCAAGAACCTTAAAGCCATAGCTGTACGCGGAACACGCGACATAGCCGTCGCGAAACCTGAAGAATTCATGGAAATGGTTAAGGAATTCCATGAACGCATGAAGGGTCCCGCAGCACAGAAGTACCGCACGTTGGGCTCAGTTGAGAACGTCATGATTAACAACTCGCTTTTCTGCATGCCCACAAACAACTACACCAACGCACATTTCGATGAAGCAGAAAAAGTAAGCGGCGAAGTCCTCAACGAACGATTCATCGCCAAAATCATCGGCTGCAACAGCTGCGCCATGCGCTGTGAGCACGAAGCGCTCATACGGGAAGGCCCCTACAAAGGCACCGTAGCCCGCATGGAATACGATAACCTTTGGGCGCTTGGCCCCAACTGCGGCGTAGACAAACTCGACGCCATCATCAAAGCCGCTGACCTCTGCAACTACTATGGCCTCGACGCAACAAGCACCGGAGTAACCATCAGTTTTCTGATGGACTGCCACGAAAAAGGCCTCATCACACATGAAGAACTCGGCGGAGTCGATGCTCACTTCGGCAACGCAGAAGCAGTCATCACACTCATCGAGAAAATCGGTAAACGCGAAGGCATCGGCGAATGGCTCGCAGACGGCTCAAAAGCTGCCGCAGCCAAAATCGGCAAAAACGCCGCTGAACTCGCCCAGCAAATCAAGGGTCTCGAAGTCACAGGCTACGACTTAAGATGCCTCAAAACAGCCGCGTTGGCTGCTGCGGTTTCCTTCCGAGGAGCCGACCATAACCGAAGCGGCGTCTACGCACTTGACATTAAAGGCAAGGTGGATCGCTTCAAAGCTGAGAAGGGCAGAGGTCAACTTGTCAAGGACAACGAGGACATCTTTGCAGTAATCGATTCGCTTATCGTGTGCAAGAACTCTAAGGGCACCTTCTACAAGGAGCTGGCGGAAATGGCTAAACTCTACAGCGCCACCACAGGCGTAGAGATGACCGCCGATGAACTCGCTATGGCAGGTGAACGTGTCAACACCCTTGCTAAACTCATTAACCTCCGAGAGGGCTTAAGCCGAAGCGACGACACTCTTCCCTGGAAGGTAATGAATCAGCCTGTTCCCGACGATGGACCCGCCAAGGGCTCCGTTGTCACTCAGGAGGAGTTGGATTTGATGCTTGATGACTACTATCAAGCGCGCGGCTGGACCGTTGAGGGAGTTCCACCTAAAACTAAACTCCAAAAGTTAGGGTTACAGGAATTCGCAAGTATAGTCGAAGGAAAAGAGGCATAA
- a CDS encoding aminopeptidase P family protein, which translates to MRRTDKFWHLAAEQSKPETFAVFNPVNIIYFTGFSGATALLLTPEGEGVLYVSGTNYQQAKAEVKGYTVELIKRGEQVMQKIAQQPRMGKLAVDTLSIEGWRQLAKEVGGEEHLESVFQVFRQLREVKDAEEIGLICGACRMADAGIKAASEIIRPGVTQKQIAAEAEYAMRKAGSDGVAFETIVSAGECCAFPHGTSHDKVVCEGDFVTVDLGATNQFYRSDITRTFIAGKATEKQRKIYQAVQLAHQRGYEKIASGVLAQKVDWAAWRVIERAGYGDYFVHNLGHGVGLEVHEAPVLGPESKDVLQAGNVVTDEPGIYLPGYGGVRIEDTVLVTKSGAQKLTTAPYMQL; encoded by the coding sequence TTGAGGCGAACCGACAAATTTTGGCATCTGGCCGCAGAACAAAGTAAACCCGAAACCTTTGCAGTCTTCAATCCAGTCAACATCATCTACTTCACGGGTTTCTCGGGTGCAACCGCGTTGCTTCTCACCCCGGAGGGGGAAGGCGTCCTTTACGTTTCAGGCACCAACTATCAGCAGGCTAAAGCCGAAGTCAAAGGCTACACTGTGGAACTGATAAAACGTGGCGAGCAGGTCATGCAGAAAATCGCGCAGCAACCCCGAATGGGGAAACTTGCTGTAGATACGCTGTCAATTGAGGGCTGGAGGCAGCTGGCCAAAGAGGTCGGGGGAGAAGAACACCTTGAATCAGTCTTCCAGGTTTTTCGTCAACTACGAGAAGTAAAGGACGCAGAGGAAATCGGGCTTATCTGCGGGGCATGCAGGATGGCTGACGCCGGCATAAAAGCCGCATCAGAAATTATCCGGCCGGGGGTAACCCAGAAGCAGATAGCAGCCGAAGCCGAATACGCCATGCGCAAAGCAGGATCAGATGGCGTCGCATTCGAAACCATCGTTTCAGCAGGTGAATGCTGCGCTTTCCCACATGGCACCAGCCACGATAAAGTGGTCTGTGAAGGCGACTTTGTCACGGTTGATTTAGGCGCCACCAACCAGTTTTACCGCTCAGACATCACCCGCACCTTCATCGCCGGCAAAGCCACTGAGAAGCAACGGAAAATCTATCAGGCAGTGCAGCTGGCGCATCAGCGCGGCTACGAAAAGATTGCATCGGGGGTTTTGGCGCAGAAGGTAGATTGGGCTGCTTGGCGGGTTATCGAGCGGGCTGGGTACGGCGACTATTTCGTGCATAACCTTGGGCATGGCGTGGGCTTAGAGGTGCATGAGGCGCCGGTTCTGGGCCCCGAAAGCAAGGATGTGCTGCAGGCAGGTAACGTTGTTACGGATGAACCGGGGATTTATCTGCCGGGTTACGGCGGCGTACGCATCGAAGACACCGTGCTTGTCACCAAGTCGGGCGCACAGAAACTCACGACCGCCCCCTACATGCAGCTGTAG
- a CDS encoding cysteine hydrolase, whose protein sequence is MANPAVILVDVQNDFVTGPLKTRRAPNVIEPLKRLVVAARLNSVPVIFSIDAHYPQDVEVVEKWGVHAIKGTEGAKVIAELAPQEDRDYIVEKRTYSGFYETGLDPLLRSLYGGDGVRTVILGGLHTNMCIRHTSADAFFRGYRIVVASDGVEAFTEKDHIEGLKYLEYVYNAKVMAVNEIIREIVRQPS, encoded by the coding sequence ATTGCAAACCCAGCAGTTATTCTGGTAGATGTCCAAAACGACTTTGTCACGGGTCCGCTTAAAACCCGACGCGCCCCCAACGTAATCGAGCCCCTAAAGCGGCTGGTGGTGGCTGCCCGCCTAAACAGTGTGCCCGTCATATTCAGCATCGACGCACATTACCCGCAGGATGTGGAGGTGGTGGAGAAATGGGGGGTACACGCCATCAAGGGCACCGAGGGCGCCAAGGTAATAGCTGAGTTGGCGCCTCAGGAAGACAGAGACTACATCGTGGAGAAACGCACCTACAGCGGCTTCTACGAGACGGGGCTTGATCCGCTTCTGCGCAGCCTATATGGCGGCGACGGCGTTAGAACCGTGATTCTGGGTGGCTTGCATACTAACATGTGTATTCGACATACCTCGGCGGATGCGTTTTTCCGTGGCTACCGCATAGTCGTCGCAAGCGATGGCGTGGAAGCCTTCACCGAAAAAGACCACATCGAGGGACTCAAGTATTTAGAATATGTCTACAATGCCAAGGTCATGGCTGTTAACGAAATCATCAGGGAAATAGTTCGCCAGCCAAGCTAG
- a CDS encoding CopG family ribbon-helix-helix protein, whose product MTLPPELLRKFEDFMATKGYYSRSEAFRDAIRGLISESELALLQTDDVAATIMVTCDYARKDVDLKITELRHEFDDVVIENVHRHIGERYCLEIFITQGNNGRILSLINRLRGMHGIEQVKSMFMLL is encoded by the coding sequence ATAACCTTACCGCCCGAATTACTGCGAAAATTTGAAGACTTCATGGCAACCAAAGGCTACTACAGCCGCTCAGAAGCCTTCCGGGACGCCATACGCGGCTTAATTTCCGAATCCGAATTAGCGCTGCTACAGACCGACGATGTCGCAGCCACCATAATGGTGACCTGTGATTATGCCCGAAAAGACGTTGATTTAAAAATAACCGAGTTACGCCACGAATTCGATGATGTGGTAATCGAGAATGTGCATCGCCACATCGGCGAGAGATACTGCTTAGAAATCTTCATTACACAGGGAAACAACGGCCGAATTCTAAGTCTTATAAACCGTTTGCGGGGCATGCATGGGATTGAACAGGTTAAATCCATGTTTATGCTGCTCTAA
- a CDS encoding cation-translocating P-type ATPase, translating to MINMGTCEEKPEPEPVIIGEEEENRRVLVAFAVWLGLTMLIAGALDIFLGGIPLGFSLPLLGVPVTVSMILYYGAVLTVAIYIGVVGIKELAIERRFSVEFLMAVAGLGALALDYRFEAATVLFLYCIAEYFEGYIQTRARRTVEKISKVLPENARAIRGGKETSVNVKEVEINEIILVKPGERIPLDGNVVEGFSHVDQALVTGESVPVPKRVNDCVYAGTLNSGGVLKIQITKKASETLVSRIVQLVVESQKSKASIERLVDRFAKFYVPIVILLAVFTALVLPFIFPLPENNFQEWFYRSLILLVVSCPSAFIISVPATIFVAITVAAKRGVIIKGGVFIEKLARVKRVVFDKTGTLTLGRQAVHEVRRVDISRAEDEAVMYAAALDQYSNHPIAQAIVRRATQRGIDLSKVKVTDVVEVPGKGIVGQVNDKHVAIGNPEFMRELGCDCAEAFEITAGDIHTAVCISVGKTGLATVCVVDEVREDALASVSQLKAQGIKTAMLTGDKQSIAQDTANSVGIEEVYAELFPEDKLRCIQDMKGKDGLVAMVGDGVNDAPALASSDVGIAMGARGVDVALESADVVLVRDELAQIPYLLRLSEKAMVVAKQNIAASLVIKFILGGLGLLGLTPLWFTVAAGDDGVTMLLLLNTLRLERIK from the coding sequence ATGATTAACATGGGAACCTGCGAAGAAAAACCTGAACCCGAACCAGTCATTATTGGCGAGGAAGAAGAAAACAGGCGGGTGCTGGTGGCATTCGCAGTCTGGTTAGGCTTAACCATGCTCATCGCCGGCGCCTTGGACATCTTTTTAGGCGGCATCCCGCTGGGTTTCAGCTTGCCACTCCTAGGCGTCCCAGTTACCGTATCCATGATTCTCTACTACGGCGCCGTCTTAACAGTAGCCATCTACATCGGCGTAGTAGGCATAAAAGAACTCGCCATAGAACGCCGCTTCAGCGTCGAGTTCCTCATGGCAGTCGCAGGGTTAGGTGCGTTGGCGCTGGATTACCGCTTCGAAGCCGCCACGGTGCTGTTTCTGTACTGTATCGCGGAGTACTTTGAAGGCTACATCCAGACAAGGGCTAGACGGACAGTGGAGAAAATCAGCAAAGTCCTCCCCGAAAACGCACGTGCCATCCGCGGAGGCAAAGAAACCAGCGTTAACGTAAAAGAAGTTGAAATAAACGAAATTATCCTCGTTAAGCCAGGGGAACGCATACCGCTCGACGGCAATGTAGTCGAGGGCTTCTCGCATGTTGACCAGGCGTTGGTGACGGGCGAATCGGTTCCTGTGCCTAAAAGAGTCAACGACTGCGTCTATGCAGGCACCCTAAACAGCGGCGGCGTATTGAAGATTCAAATCACCAAAAAAGCCAGCGAAACCCTGGTTTCCCGCATCGTGCAGCTTGTGGTGGAATCCCAGAAGAGCAAAGCCTCCATCGAGCGTTTGGTAGACCGCTTCGCCAAGTTCTATGTCCCAATCGTGATTTTGCTGGCGGTTTTCACGGCGCTGGTTTTACCGTTTATTTTTCCGTTGCCTGAAAATAACTTTCAAGAATGGTTTTACCGCTCACTGATTCTGCTGGTGGTATCTTGCCCCAGCGCCTTCATCATTTCGGTGCCCGCCACCATCTTCGTCGCCATCACCGTTGCAGCTAAACGCGGAGTCATAATCAAAGGCGGAGTGTTCATCGAGAAACTAGCAAGGGTCAAACGTGTAGTCTTCGATAAAACCGGCACGCTCACGCTTGGGCGGCAAGCGGTGCATGAGGTGCGCCGAGTAGACATTTCCCGCGCGGAGGATGAGGCGGTGATGTATGCGGCGGCGCTTGACCAGTACAGTAACCACCCAATCGCGCAGGCAATTGTGCGACGGGCCACCCAACGCGGCATCGACCTAAGCAAAGTTAAAGTCACAGACGTAGTGGAGGTGCCCGGTAAAGGCATCGTGGGCCAAGTCAACGATAAACACGTGGCCATCGGTAACCCAGAGTTTATGCGGGAGCTGGGCTGCGACTGCGCAGAGGCTTTCGAGATCACCGCTGGCGACATACATACGGCAGTCTGCATTTCCGTGGGTAAAACGGGGCTGGCCACTGTGTGCGTGGTGGATGAGGTGCGGGAGGACGCGTTGGCCTCGGTAAGTCAACTTAAAGCGCAGGGCATCAAAACCGCCATGCTAACAGGTGACAAACAATCCATAGCCCAGGACACCGCCAATTCAGTCGGCATAGAAGAAGTGTATGCTGAGCTGTTTCCCGAGGACAAGCTGAGGTGCATACAGGACATGAAGGGCAAAGATGGCTTGGTGGCGATGGTGGGCGACGGCGTCAACGATGCACCTGCCCTGGCATCGTCAGATGTAGGCATCGCGATGGGTGCCCGCGGAGTCGACGTGGCGCTGGAATCCGCCGACGTGGTGCTTGTGAGAGATGAACTTGCGCAGATTCCCTATCTGCTAAGGCTCAGCGAGAAAGCCATGGTGGTGGCTAAACAGAACATCGCTGCCTCGCTGGTTATAAAATTCATTTTAGGCGGCTTGGGATTGTTGGGGCTTACGCCGCTGTGGTTCACGGTGGCGGCAGGAGACGACGGCGTCACGATGCTGCTGCTCCTAAACACGTTAAGGCTGGAACGAATCAAGTAG